CCATTTCAGTTGTGTAGTGTATTATCGAACAGAAGTCTTCTTTAATATATACATGTTTTACAAGACATTATATGCACATACAGTACTTAGCTATGATTTAGAGGAGACTGCTTTGTGaagtaaaaaaatatacaaaacatCAGCCAGCAGGTCTTCAAACAGGGAATGACTGTGTCTATGGGATGTACCCGTAGCAGTATGGGATGTACCCGTAACAGTATGGGATGTACCCGTAGCAGTATGGGATGTACCCGTAACAGTATGGGATGTACCCGTAGCAGCATGGGATGTACCCGTAGCAGCATGGGATGTACCCGTAGCAGCATATGGGATGTACCCGTAGCAGCATGGGATACCCGTGAAGCATTCCCGTAGCAGCATGGGATGTACCCGTAGCAGCATGGGATGTGCCCGTAGCAGCATGGGATGTACCCGTAGCAGCATGGGATGTACCCAGTTCCCAACATCCCGTCAGTATGGGTCCATTCAAATTGGGGAGATGCGGGAGCGACAGTCCCAGTTCCCAACATCTCAGAGTTTTTCCCCCCACACGGCCGACATGCAATTTATAATGGTGCGATTAACGGTCACAGCACACCAAACACAAAATGACAGCACTTCAGGCGACAAGATTCTCTGGGGGAATCAGGTAGAAAGGCATCCAACATGCGGTCAGAATGAGCCAAAATCAAATTCACATGTAAGTGGCAGCTTAGTTGTCCTACATCTCCCCTGTATAAATGTACCTTGTCCATAAGGGGTAGGTGGGCAGGTGTCAGAGGCAGTAGGACTCAACAGGCAACTCCCAAGAAGCTCATCAAGGTCATCtgcacaacacagagacagacaaattCAATCAAACACAGGGTGGAGCTGCTGATTGGTTTACCAAGAACATACACTCATATGCATATCCAAGTCCCACCTGCTTCCCAGGACAGGTCCAGTGGTGCAGCAGGCGGgccctgtggaacactagaggAGCCAGCACCAGAGTCTGCAGAGACCTGTGGGGCCCGAACATCCTCATCATTATAGAACAACTCCATCTGAGACACAGGGGCTCCTGGGACACTGGAGGACTGATCAGGTGATTCCAACATTGGCTCCTACATTCAACAGTAGTTAGACAAACAAATTAGACAAACATCAAACTCCCAACAGCCTAGGATAACAACAAGATATCCTCCAGGCCTTGGTAGTGGTCTCTCACCAGGGGAGTGGGAGCAGCTGGCTCTGTGTGTGGGACGGGGTCGAGCCGTCAGGAGGGTAGATCCTCAGGAGGTTGTTGGGTGTCACGTTCAGGTAGTGGTTACGGTGGGACGGAGAGAACACACCCACCTTCATGAAGAGACAACTAATTATGGGTCTACCACTAACAGTGCAAAAATTCTCAACTTTACACACAATTTGTTTTTGTGATTTTATTGTGAGTGGCTCATCAATCATTTTGAAGAATCCAACAAATGATTTGCAATGAAACACAAGTAAATAGTGAGGTGTGTGGCCTGTGGAAGTCCTACCTGTTTGAGCAGCAGTACCGCCCCCGTCTTGAGCTCCCTAGTCTGTCCTCTAGGAGGCGCCGGTGTACTGTGCCCTGCATCTCTCCTACAGTCAGACACACTTATTACTACTGTGTTCTACCGGTGCAGTCAGAGCAAAACAGCATACCTAGCCACTgtgcatctgcattgcttgctttttggggttttaggctgggtttctgtatagcactctgtgacaactgctgatgtaaaaatggctgTATAAAATACATGTGATTGATTCATTCCACATGGAGCACACTGGTCACATTATTCCTGCTAATGACAACAGTGTAGTAATCAGTGCATCCCCTCCAGTGGTAATCTGTTGACAGGTAGCACCATGGGCAACACTTCAGGAGGGAATGCACAGATCACTGAGACTTAATAGTCAGTGGTGATCAGCATGTGCTTAATACCCATTCATTTGATGCTGATCCATGATGATAGAATCACTAATAAGCACAACACTAAGGTTTAGTAAATACTTTAATAGATCTGCTCAGGAGTCATCATGCTGGCTCTCCTGAGGCCATGATGACCTGCTAGGTTTAAACAGTActcagagagaaatagagaggaactacaagaaaatgagagaaagagacagacaaatGGAAGAAAGAGGGCCCTAGGGACACTGAAACCGCCAGCCACAGACTCACTAAAATGGCTGTGTGACCAGTTCTACCTACAAGCACAAGCGTACCACCAGTAGGCCTTACCTGTGGGATCCCTGAACACAGCCTTGGCATCAGCGTGTGTGTGGAGGATGCTCTTTAGTACCACAGCCATGTTGGGGACCTTGTTCTTCACCAGCTGTTTCAGGGccgcctgacagagagagacagacagagaccttcGTATTAGAGCACTAGAAAACAAGTTCAAACAACTGCCAATCATTAACTTTAATTAATTAAACATCTCAATTACTCATGCAGAGTTGCCATTAGCAGTGGCACATTAAGACTGTGGAAAAACAACAGAATAACCATTAAGATGATTAATGTGTGATCATGTTTGGGATAATAACTACTAACACCCTAGGCACAGGCCTGTCATTTGTCCTGATTATACTGATAGAGTGCCACCACAGAGACAAGGGCCATTAACATAGAGAAAAACAGTCCATCCACTTCTATCAGGAGGCTGCCCTGGGTGCAGAAAAACATGCTCATGAAGTCAAATTATGCAAACGGTGTTACGCAAGTGTTACATTTTTGCACCAGATGATATGGCATTTAAAGCTTCTAACATGAAATATGCTATGTTAAATGATGCATATTGTTGAAGGGTACATGGCCACGCACAGCCTGAACACTGTTAGCCTTTCAGTCACCTTTCATGCCATTTACACTACTATAGGCTGTGTAAATTGGATACCGCTAAATGTGCTGGTCACCTTGCGGAGTACCATGGCCACGCTGTAAGAGTGCAGAAAACAGGAGGAGTTCCTTTCGTCCAATCCCATCTCTGCTTTCATCGCTGCCCACGGACCTCCACTGAAATCCTCTTCCTCAGTCTGAGAGCTGGGAATCTGGACAAGTTGTTTttacacatcacatcacatgttCATAAAGCAAATGATATAATAAAGAATGGACAAAAAGGTTAACAAATATCATGACACATTGTGTAAATGTATAACCTTACACATCAGTGTGATAGTACCTGACTGGGCAGTCGAGCCACGGCCCCATGTGCAGGTGTCTGAGGAATGGCCACCACGATGTCATCCAGGCTCTGCCCATGGAGCTGCTttaaggagagagaatggaacccCGCAGTAGCTTAGTATCACAACCAAGAGCATTGCTGACTGCTGAGATTAGTTAGACTACAAATAAACAGATAGAGAGGCAGGTAGggacagaagcagaaagagaCACACCTGTTGTGGTAGGATTCCTGCAGGCCCGGGGAAGCGGCGGGTATTGGGCCGGATGTGGTCAAAACCCGGTCTCTGTGGGGTCTTGTTGGAGTTGGACACCAGCTGAATCAAGTGGTTAGTGAAGACGGGCGTGTGGAGGGAACGGGGGGTGAGACTGGGGGAAGGAATGGGTCCACCAAACCTACTAGAGGGGGCTGGGGAGATGGGGTCAAAAAGGCTGCGTCCCTGAGCCAGAGGTGTAGCCCAGGGCCTCTGTACCTGGGAAGGAAGTCCTCTGACTGGCCTGGGGGTCACAGGCCTGGGGAAGGGGCTGGAGGCCATGGTGAGGCCAGATAACACTGGGCTCTGGGGTGGAGCGAGGAGGAAGGTAGCACTAGGAtcagggtggggagaggggaagggaccaGGGAATGAGGACCTGTGgagtatactactactactgggaaGACCAGACGTTTGGTTAGAGGTACTGAATCCTCTCAGACCCACATTGGGCCCGGTTTGAGCACCACCACAGGCTGTGGGCCGTAGTCTTTTAGCTGGGGATACAGAGTCATCGCTGGGCTTGGTTAGATCTGCAGCTGGAGCAGTTTCTCGGACCTGAGCCCAAGTGCTCATCTGTGGGTCACTTTCATCTAGGTCTGCCAGGTCAACATCCCAATCATCAAAGTCATCCTGCGGCGAGGGGCCTCTTGTTGTCCTGTTGTGTTTGACTTCATCCGTTGAGCTGGTGAGGAGCTCTGTTGGGTAACTGTACACAGTCCCCTACTCAGTGTAGGAaggtggagaggggaagagggaatgagtGCAATGGTTTAGATGTAGAGAGCTGTCTCAAACCCAAAGCAGGAGACTGCCCTACACTGTTCGGTGTTGAATTATCTGACCCTGGGCCATTCGACAGGCCCCTATGGGCAAATATGCCTTCTGTGGTTGGTTGATGTGAGTTATTCTGACCATAGGGGGCAGCAGGAGTTGATGTTGCAGTTGAACGGAGGAAACAGGACTGTGCTGCAGAGGACAGTGTGCTAGCAGACACTGATGGAGCAGACCAGTCCATCTCAAGTAgatcctaacacacacacacacacacacacacacacacacacacacacacacacacacacacacacacacaacaaaaattGTATAACTCATATTCAAAGAAAGTCAGGGGTGTTCA
The sequence above is a segment of the Oncorhynchus gorbuscha isolate QuinsamMale2020 ecotype Even-year linkage group LG16, OgorEven_v1.0, whole genome shotgun sequence genome. Coding sequences within it:
- the LOC123999365 gene encoding homologous recombination OB-fold protein-like yields the protein MSTWAQVRETAPAADLTKPSDDSVSPAKRLRPTACGGAQTGPNVGLRGFSTSNQTSGLPSSSSILHRSSFPGPFPSPHPDPSATFLLAPPQSPVLSGLTMASSPFPRPVTPRPVRGLPSQVQRPWATPLAQGRSLFDPISPAPSSRFGGPIPSPSLTPRSLHTPVFTNHLIQLVSNSNKTPQRPGFDHIRPNTRRFPGPAGILPQQQLHGQSLDDIVVAIPQTPAHGAVARLPSQIPSSQTEEEDFSGGPWAAMKAEMGLDERNSSCFLHSYSVAMVLRKAALKQLVKNKVPNMAVVLKSILHTHADAKAVFRDPTGEMQGTVHRRLLEDRLGSSRRGRYCCSNRWVCSLRPTVTTT